Proteins from one Mycobacterium sp. SMC-2 genomic window:
- a CDS encoding alpha/beta hydrolase, with product MSVTMHLTSRCSWAGTQAARLAADAMDVYRAGTLLLRGSPLAVGFVAGWLATEFPPHVLTGHALSRVAHPSIGRVGTTWAAQRADRALTAALEQSFGPGFREQVCHPASDKTVCAPPGGVLSRPGPHRRYAAQTSNISYGPGGRDNLLDIWRRDDLAPGCRAPVLIQVPGGAWTVGDKRVQAYTLMSRMAELGWICVSINYCKSPRSTFPAHLIDVKRAIAWVRQNIADYGGDPDFIAITGGSAGGHLASLAALTPNDPAFQPGFEGADTTVQAVAPYYGVYDFTDFDNMHELMLPFLEHFVLKARYADHPERFMAASPVSYAHSDAPPFFVLHGEKDELVPSGQARAFCAALRAAGAATVAHAELANAHHAFDILSTVRSRLAADAVSDFLGVVYGRRVSSLLDAVPLAATPAS from the coding sequence ATGAGCGTGACCATGCACTTGACTTCACGGTGCTCGTGGGCCGGTACCCAGGCAGCACGCCTGGCGGCCGACGCGATGGACGTCTACCGGGCCGGCACGCTGTTGCTGCGCGGTTCGCCGCTCGCGGTCGGCTTCGTCGCCGGCTGGCTTGCCACGGAGTTTCCCCCGCACGTCCTGACCGGCCACGCGTTGTCGCGGGTTGCGCACCCGTCCATCGGCCGCGTCGGCACCACCTGGGCGGCGCAGCGGGCCGATCGGGCCCTCACCGCCGCGCTCGAGCAATCGTTCGGACCGGGCTTCCGTGAGCAGGTGTGCCACCCGGCCAGCGACAAGACCGTCTGTGCCCCGCCCGGCGGCGTGTTGAGCAGGCCCGGGCCGCACCGCCGGTACGCGGCGCAGACGTCCAACATCTCCTACGGCCCCGGAGGACGCGACAACCTGCTCGACATCTGGCGGCGCGACGATTTGGCGCCGGGTTGCCGGGCGCCGGTGCTGATTCAGGTTCCCGGTGGGGCGTGGACGGTCGGCGATAAGCGGGTGCAGGCCTACACGCTGATGAGCCGCATGGCCGAACTCGGCTGGATCTGCGTCTCGATCAACTACTGCAAGAGCCCGCGTTCCACGTTTCCCGCGCACCTGATCGACGTGAAAAGGGCGATCGCATGGGTCCGGCAAAACATCGCCGACTACGGCGGTGATCCCGACTTCATCGCGATCACCGGCGGATCGGCGGGTGGCCACCTGGCTTCGCTGGCGGCGCTGACCCCGAACGACCCGGCGTTCCAGCCCGGATTCGAGGGCGCCGACACGACGGTTCAGGCCGTCGCGCCCTACTACGGCGTCTACGACTTCACCGACTTCGACAACATGCACGAATTGATGCTGCCGTTTCTGGAGCACTTCGTCTTGAAGGCCCGCTACGCCGATCACCCCGAGCGGTTCATGGCGGCGTCCCCGGTCTCCTACGCGCACAGCGACGCGCCGCCCTTCTTCGTGCTGCACGGCGAGAAGGACGAACTGGTTCCCAGCGGCCAGGCGCGGGCCTTCTGCGCGGCGCTGCGCGCGGCGGGCGCTGCGACGGTGGCCCACGCCGAACTCGCGAACGCGCACCACGCGTTCGACATCCTCTCCACGGTTCGGTCGCGCCTGGCCGCCGACGCCGTCTCGGACTTCTTGGGTGTCGTGTACGGCCGGCGCGTCAGCTCGCTGCTGGACGCGGTCCCGCTGGCGGCCACCCCTGCGAGCTGA
- a CDS encoding alpha/beta fold hydrolase has translation MSLPSAGSEPASERSDVSAISSGWFGQKTPLEARWAAVERQDTPLLVCLHGGGYDNRYFDAPRCSLLCQASAAAFGVVSLSRPGYPADDDSARRQPSFSQAAEIIADVVTHIWDQLGEGRPGIVLIGHSIGAAIAIHVAAKKVSWPLIGLAISSVCDSLAPVVVELIGQLPTDVALSMPGDLIRPLFYGPDWTLNTTTLADVADLPVSTPSADLVELNTSWADDLPKVASRVEVPLHYVLAEFDGLWETSAERVATIAGLFSRAPFVEASFWRGVGHNIEHHRLGEAYGRAVLAFAERCAVETDRPKA, from the coding sequence ATGTCGCTCCCTTCCGCTGGAAGCGAGCCAGCTTCCGAGCGGTCCGATGTCTCTGCGATTAGCAGCGGTTGGTTTGGTCAGAAGACACCGCTTGAGGCGCGCTGGGCCGCCGTTGAGCGTCAGGACACTCCACTACTCGTATGCCTGCACGGTGGTGGTTACGACAACCGCTACTTTGACGCGCCACGTTGTTCACTGCTGTGCCAGGCAAGCGCGGCGGCCTTCGGTGTTGTCTCGCTTAGCCGACCCGGATATCCCGCTGACGACGATTCTGCGCGCCGCCAGCCGTCCTTCTCGCAGGCGGCGGAGATAATCGCCGACGTCGTCACCCATATTTGGGACCAATTGGGCGAAGGCCGTCCGGGCATTGTGCTGATTGGGCACTCGATCGGCGCGGCGATCGCCATCCACGTCGCAGCGAAGAAGGTCTCCTGGCCGCTGATTGGGCTGGCGATCTCCAGTGTTTGCGACTCACTTGCGCCCGTCGTGGTTGAGCTGATCGGGCAGCTGCCCACCGACGTCGCTTTGAGCATGCCGGGCGATCTTATCCGCCCGCTCTTCTACGGCCCGGACTGGACCTTGAACACGACGACCCTGGCCGACGTCGCGGATCTGCCGGTGAGCACCCCATCGGCCGACCTCGTGGAACTGAACACCAGCTGGGCAGATGACCTACCGAAAGTCGCCTCCCGCGTTGAGGTTCCGCTGCACTACGTGCTCGCCGAGTTCGACGGGCTTTGGGAGACATCAGCTGAGCGGGTCGCCACCATCGCCGGCCTATTCTCCCGAGCGCCGTTTGTGGAGGCATCGTTTTGGCGCGGCGTCGGACACAACATTGAACATCACCGGCTCGGCGAAGCCTACGGACGGGCCGTGCTCGCTTTCGCTGAACGCTGCGCAGTCGAGACAGATCGACCGAAGGCTTAG
- a CDS encoding class I SAM-dependent methyltransferase, with protein MARAENDRWDLKSSVGATATMVAAQRALAHRDKLIDDPFAEPLVRAAGHHYSIRLVDGSIESQEDPESTVRRSVDAITVRTRFFDRLFNDAAASGVRQAVILAAGLDTRAYRLWWPKETVVFELDQPAVIDFKTATLADLHVKPRAVQRAIGIDLRDDWPKALLDNAFDRSKATAWIAEGLLIYLPPEALGRLFENVTELSGPGSTMATEYVPDMSVFFGARAQSVAEQMKKSGHDLDVADLIYHGERSHVIEHLGRLGWQVSSQTSKELLEADGFSYPDDEDAVPFGNANYVTAMLL; from the coding sequence ATGGCCCGAGCCGAAAACGACCGATGGGACTTGAAGTCGAGCGTGGGCGCCACCGCGACGATGGTGGCCGCCCAGCGGGCGTTAGCACATCGCGACAAGCTGATCGATGACCCATTCGCCGAGCCGCTGGTGCGAGCCGCGGGTCACCACTACTCGATCCGGCTCGTTGACGGCAGCATTGAGTCCCAAGAGGATCCGGAATCCACCGTGCGGCGATCGGTCGACGCCATAACGGTGCGCACCCGATTCTTCGACCGGCTGTTCAACGATGCGGCTGCGTCAGGCGTGCGTCAGGCGGTGATTCTCGCGGCGGGACTGGATACCCGCGCCTACCGATTGTGGTGGCCTAAGGAAACTGTCGTCTTCGAACTGGACCAGCCCGCAGTGATCGACTTCAAGACCGCTACGCTGGCCGATCTGCATGTAAAACCAAGGGCGGTCCAGCGAGCCATCGGTATCGATCTTCGCGACGACTGGCCGAAGGCGTTATTAGACAATGCCTTCGATCGCAGCAAGGCGACTGCCTGGATCGCGGAAGGTCTGTTGATCTATCTGCCGCCCGAAGCGCTGGGCCGCCTGTTTGAGAACGTAACCGAGCTCAGCGGGCCGGGAAGCACGATGGCCACCGAGTACGTCCCCGACATGAGCGTGTTTTTTGGCGCACGCGCCCAGAGCGTTGCCGAGCAAATGAAGAAGTCCGGCCACGACCTCGATGTCGCCGACCTCATCTACCACGGCGAACGCAGCCACGTGATCGAGCACCTTGGCCGGTTGGGCTGGCAAGTGTCCTCACAGACAAGCAAAGAGCTCCTTGAAGCTGACGGCTTCTCATACCCCGACGACGAGGATGCCGTACCGTTCGGCAACGCCAACTATGTCACCGCGATGCTGCTATAG
- the istA gene encoding IS21 family transposase: MSYREVSVIEVREMLRLWLQGHGLREVARLSGTDRKTVRRYVDRARACGLDRDGDGCQLTDELLAAVIAGVRPSRPNGKSQAWETIAAQHEQIKAWLKQDLTLTKVHTLLGRRGVVVSYRTLHRYATTELGFGIRQATVPVADCEPGAELQVDFGRLGMLTDAADGRRRVVQGLIFTAVYSRHMFVWPTYRQTLHEVIAGFEAAWAFFGGVFAVAIPDNMKAIVDKADATDPKLNDAFREYAQARGFVVDPTRIRSPRDKPRVERCVQYVRSNFFAGEDFRNLSDCRARAEQWCGQVAGMRIHGTTRLRPAEVFATDELPHLKPAPDEVFDIPTWSRPKVAPDRHVQVAKALYSVPGELIGRRLDARVDARTVKLYWRGELIKVHPVMAPGRRHTDPADLPAEVSVYAMRDINTLQRKASAHGQHVGAYAAAVLEHPLPWTKMRQVYRLLGLVRRHGADAVDDACQRALDAEVIDVGLIERMLTRGAGAQLPLIPNPPQASRFVRAATDFAVRRPS, encoded by the coding sequence ATGAGCTACCGGGAGGTGTCGGTGATCGAAGTCAGGGAGATGCTGCGGTTGTGGCTGCAGGGTCATGGGTTGCGCGAGGTGGCCCGGTTATCGGGCACGGACCGCAAAACGGTGCGCCGGTATGTGGACCGCGCCCGCGCGTGCGGGCTGGACCGTGACGGCGACGGGTGTCAGTTGACCGACGAGCTGTTGGCGGCGGTGATCGCCGGCGTGCGGCCGAGTCGGCCCAACGGCAAGAGCCAGGCCTGGGAGACCATCGCCGCCCAGCACGAGCAGATCAAGGCGTGGCTGAAGCAAGACTTGACTCTGACGAAGGTGCACACGCTGCTTGGGCGTCGGGGCGTGGTGGTGTCGTATCGAACGTTGCATCGCTATGCCACAACGGAATTGGGGTTCGGGATTCGGCAGGCCACGGTGCCGGTGGCCGATTGCGAGCCCGGTGCTGAACTGCAGGTCGATTTCGGTCGGCTCGGAATGCTCACTGATGCCGCGGATGGCCGCCGGCGGGTAGTGCAGGGGTTGATCTTCACTGCGGTGTATTCGCGGCACATGTTCGTCTGGCCGACCTACCGGCAGACGCTTCACGAGGTGATCGCCGGGTTTGAGGCCGCGTGGGCATTCTTCGGCGGGGTGTTCGCGGTGGCGATCCCCGACAACATGAAGGCCATCGTCGACAAGGCTGATGCGACCGATCCGAAACTTAATGACGCCTTCCGCGAATACGCTCAGGCGCGGGGCTTCGTCGTGGACCCCACCCGCATCCGCAGCCCGCGCGACAAGCCTAGGGTTGAGCGCTGTGTCCAATATGTTCGGTCGAATTTCTTTGCTGGAGAAGACTTTCGGAATCTGAGTGACTGCCGGGCACGAGCCGAGCAGTGGTGTGGGCAGGTGGCGGGGATGCGGATACACGGCACCACTCGGCTGCGCCCGGCCGAGGTATTCGCCACCGACGAGCTACCCCACCTCAAACCGGCACCCGACGAGGTGTTCGACATCCCGACCTGGAGCCGGCCCAAGGTGGCTCCCGATCGGCACGTGCAGGTCGCCAAGGCGCTCTACAGCGTTCCCGGTGAGCTGATTGGGCGCCGGCTGGATGCCCGGGTGGATGCGCGCACGGTGAAGCTGTATTGGCGCGGTGAGCTGATCAAGGTCCATCCGGTCATGGCGCCAGGACGCCGCCATACCGACCCCGCTGATCTACCGGCCGAGGTGTCGGTCTATGCGATGCGAGATATCAACACCTTGCAGCGCAAGGCATCCGCACACGGGCAGCATGTCGGCGCCTACGCGGCGGCGGTGCTGGAGCATCCGCTGCCGTGGACCAAGATGCGCCAGGTCTACCGACTCCTGGGACTGGTGCGCCGCCACGGCGCCGACGCGGTCGATGACGCCTGCCAGCGCGCGCTGGACGCCGAGGTCATCGACGTCGGGCTGATCGAGCGCATGCTTACCCGCGGTGCCGGCGCACAGCTGCCGCTGATCCCGAACCCGCCGCAGGCGTCGCGGTTCGTCCGCGCGGCCACCGACTTCGCGGTGCGCAGGCCCTCATGA
- the istB gene encoding IS21-like element helper ATPase IstB, with product MSTTRRPDATPAVKPIEVSADLKALMRRLKLGRLLDTLPERLALARSNRLPHHDFLEMLLADEVTRRDRESAARRAKTAQLDPQMQLQAWDDTAAVSYDRQLWAELTSLRFLADAYNVLIMGPVGVGKTFLANALGHIAVRRHHSVHTERADKLFKRLRGARLDGSYEDEMRKLHRVELLIIDDLALHRLEATETNDFYELIVERHRTASTVITSNREPPEILTMMADPLLAQSAMDRLQSAAYELVVEGESYRQRQKPRPRKPVNSDQPN from the coding sequence ATGAGCACAACCCGCCGCCCCGATGCCACCCCCGCGGTCAAGCCGATCGAGGTGTCTGCAGACCTCAAAGCGCTGATGCGCCGCCTCAAGCTCGGCCGCCTGCTCGACACCCTGCCCGAACGGCTCGCGCTGGCACGATCGAATCGGCTGCCACACCACGACTTCCTGGAAATGCTGCTAGCCGATGAGGTCACCCGCCGCGACCGCGAGTCCGCCGCCCGCCGCGCCAAGACAGCACAATTGGATCCGCAGATGCAGCTGCAGGCCTGGGATGACACCGCCGCGGTCAGCTACGACCGCCAACTATGGGCAGAGTTGACCTCGCTGCGGTTTCTGGCCGACGCCTACAACGTGCTCATCATGGGACCGGTCGGAGTCGGAAAAACGTTCCTGGCCAACGCATTAGGCCACATCGCCGTGCGACGTCACCACAGCGTGCATACCGAACGCGCCGACAAACTGTTCAAACGCCTCCGCGGAGCACGGCTAGACGGCAGCTATGAAGACGAGATGCGCAAACTACACCGCGTCGAGCTGCTCATCATCGATGACCTCGCGTTGCACCGGCTTGAGGCCACCGAGACCAATGACTTCTACGAGCTCATCGTGGAACGCCACCGCACCGCATCAACGGTCATCACCAGCAACCGCGAACCACCGGAGATCCTCACCATGATGGCCGACCCACTCCTGGCCCAGTCGGCGATGGACCGGCTCCAATCCGCGGCCTACGAACTCGTCGTCGAGGGCGAGTCCTACCGGCAACGCCAGAAACCCCGTCCTCGAAAGCCGGTCAATTCGGACCAGCCGAATTGA
- a CDS encoding SMP-30/gluconolactonase/LRE family protein: MIEIWRQISLTPLASGFCLGEGPRWFEGLLWFSDPPGGAVHTVNLSGATSTLPLPGHAPSGLGFRPDGSLLIASTESRRILRYDGEIVSTEADLSHTVPANLGGMVVDELGRAYVGCQVRGGVIVRIDPDGSQTVVAEELDIPSGMGITSDGESMIVAESGSRRLTAFAVSEDGALSDRRIFADGLAGPPNGIALDVDGGVWTSMTAAHQFLRVLEGGRVTDRVDMAGRSANACTLGGPQRRTLFLLSSTQAGRQRLTETKSCRVDAVMVDIPGAGLPQPDKEVKVATCP; encoded by the coding sequence ATGATTGAGATTTGGCGCCAGATCAGCTTGACCCCTCTGGCTAGCGGTTTCTGCCTCGGTGAAGGTCCGCGTTGGTTTGAGGGCCTGCTGTGGTTTTCCGACCCGCCGGGTGGGGCGGTGCACACCGTCAATCTCTCCGGAGCAACGAGCACACTGCCTCTCCCTGGTCACGCTCCGTCCGGTTTAGGATTCCGACCTGACGGGTCATTGCTAATCGCCTCCACCGAGAGTCGGCGGATACTGCGATATGACGGTGAAATAGTCTCGACCGAAGCCGATTTGAGCCACACCGTCCCGGCCAACCTCGGCGGCATGGTCGTCGACGAACTTGGGCGCGCATACGTCGGATGCCAAGTTCGCGGCGGGGTGATCGTCCGGATCGATCCTGACGGTAGCCAGACCGTTGTCGCCGAAGAGCTCGACATTCCCAGCGGAATGGGCATCACCTCCGACGGCGAATCAATGATCGTCGCCGAGTCGGGGAGCCGTCGGCTGACCGCCTTCGCCGTAAGCGAGGATGGGGCCCTGTCGGATCGACGGATCTTCGCTGACGGACTCGCTGGACCTCCCAATGGCATTGCGCTGGATGTCGACGGCGGAGTTTGGACCTCGATGACAGCGGCGCACCAATTCTTGCGGGTCCTCGAGGGCGGCAGGGTCACGGATCGCGTCGACATGGCTGGGCGCAGTGCAAACGCCTGCACGCTCGGTGGACCGCAGCGCCGGACACTATTCCTGCTGTCAAGCACCCAGGCCGGTCGTCAACGTCTGACCGAGACGAAATCCTGCCGCGTTGACGCGGTAATGGTTGACATTCCAGGCGCGGGCTTGCCCCAGCCCGACAAGGAAGTCAAGGTAGCGACTTGCCCCTGA
- a CDS encoding Mce protein — MAGPADTADGELSGSPSKPVGAEEDSSTGDGEVATETAEAPAAGEGEIATTASESTDEANGSGDSEFAEDGEAVATSKGPRSGVRLALAFGIAAMLTLGALAGWLGYHAYQGHEAAKQRELFLQVARQGAVNLTTVSYMEAEADVQRILDSSTGTLYDDFLKRSQPFIEVLKQAQSTSAGTVTSAGLESVNGDEAQVLVTVQVKSSNAGAGEQAPRAWRMRMSVRKIGDSAKVSNVAFIP; from the coding sequence ATGGCAGGACCTGCTGATACCGCCGACGGGGAACTGAGCGGGTCCCCGTCCAAGCCCGTTGGCGCCGAGGAAGATTCGTCAACTGGTGATGGCGAGGTTGCCACTGAGACTGCCGAGGCGCCGGCAGCCGGTGAGGGCGAGATAGCGACGACGGCCAGCGAAAGCACAGACGAAGCGAATGGCAGCGGCGACTCCGAGTTCGCCGAAGATGGCGAGGCTGTCGCAACCAGCAAAGGCCCGCGCTCCGGCGTGCGGCTGGCCTTGGCTTTCGGAATTGCGGCCATGCTGACGCTGGGCGCACTGGCCGGTTGGCTGGGCTACCACGCGTACCAGGGGCACGAGGCCGCCAAGCAGCGGGAGCTTTTCCTGCAGGTCGCTCGGCAAGGTGCGGTCAACCTGACAACAGTTAGCTACATGGAAGCAGAAGCAGACGTCCAGCGGATCCTGGATTCGTCGACCGGCACCTTGTACGACGACTTCTTGAAGCGGTCGCAGCCCTTCATCGAGGTCCTCAAGCAGGCGCAGTCGACGTCAGCGGGCACGGTCACGTCGGCCGGTCTCGAGTCCGTCAATGGTGACGAGGCTCAGGTACTGGTGACGGTTCAGGTGAAGTCGTCGAATGCCGGGGCCGGCGAACAGGCCCCCCGAGCTTGGCGGATGCGCATGAGCGTGCGGAAGATCGGCGACAGCGCCAAGGTCTCCAACGTCGCGTTCATCCCATGA